One Malus sylvestris chromosome 14, drMalSylv7.2, whole genome shotgun sequence DNA segment encodes these proteins:
- the LOC126599549 gene encoding uncharacterized protein LOC126599549: MISAISWVPKGVSKPVPSVADPPTKEEIEELIKTGALEKSGDAESEDDDGEMDVETPKQGDQVSQALEVAKALGRAPKVTEPGAKFDDIADGLRELDMEHYDDEDDGIDVFSSGVGDLYYPSNDMDPYLKKEKDDDEDSEDSDDMTINPSDAVIVCARNEDEVSQLEIWLYVESEDGEADVFVHHDVILSSFPLCTAWLDCPLKGGDKGNFVAVGLMDEPSIEIWDLDIIDEVQPCVILGGIAEKKKKKGKKVSIKYKEDSHRDSVLGLAWNKEYRNILASASADKQVKIWDVATGKCNITMEHHTDKVQAVAWNHFAPQVLLSGSFDHTVVLKDGRVPSHSGYKWTVTADVESLAWDPHTEHSFVVSLEDGTIKGFDIRAATSAPTSESKPSFTLHAHDKAVCSISYNPAAPNLLATGSTDKMVKLWDLSNNQPSCISSRNPKAGAVFSISFAEDNPFLLAIGGSKGKLEVWDTSYDAAVAQRFGSYYKKSRTQAGPSSG; encoded by the exons atgatatCAGCAATTTCGTGGGTGCCCAAAGGGGTTTCGAAGCCGGTTCCCTCCGTCGCCGACCCGCCCACCAAAGAGGAAATCGAAGAGCTGATTAAAACCGGCGCCTTGGAGAAAAG TGGAGATGCTGAAAGTGAGGACGATGATGGAGAAATGGATGTTGAAACCCCCAAGCAGGGTGATCAAGTCTCCCAAGCATTAGAGGTGGCAAAAGCACTCGGAAGAGCTCCTAAAGTTACCGAGCCAGGGGCCAAGTTTGATGACATAGCCGATGGATTGAGGGAACTCGACATGGAACATTATGACGACGAGGATGATG GCATTGACGTGTTTAGTAGTGGGGTTGGGGACCTTTACTACCCAAGTAACGATATGGATCCATAtctaaagaaggaaaaggatgAT GACGAGGATTCTGAAGACAGTGATGACATGACAATTAATCCAAGTGATGCAGTCATAGTTTGCGCCCGCAATGAGGATGAAGTCAGCCAGCTTGAG ATATGGCTGTATGTTGAATCAGAAGATGGTGAAGCAGATGTTTTTGTTCACCATGACGTCATCCTTTCATCATTTCCCCTTTGCACAGCATGGCTTGATTGTCCTCTCAAAGGTGGAGACAAAG GGAACTTCGTTGCTGTTGGTTTAATGGATGAACCTTCCATTGAGATATGGGATCTTGACATT ATTGATGAAGTGCAACCATGCGTGATATTGGGTGGTATtgctgagaagaaaaaaaagaaaggaaagaag GTATCAATCAAATACAAAGAAGACAGTCACAGAGATTCAGTTCTCGGGCTTGCTTGGAATAAGGAGTACAG AAATATACTTGCTAGTGCAAGTGCTGACAAACAAGTTAAGATTTGGGATGTGGCTACCGGAAAATGTAATATTACCATGGAGCACCATACAGACAAG GTTCAGGCAGTTGCATGGAATCATTTTGCCCCGCAAGTTCTTCTCAGTGGTTCTTTTGATCATACAGTAGTCTTG AAAGATGGGAGGGTGCCATCACATTCTGGGTATAAGTGGACAGTCACAGCTGATGTAGAAAGCTTAGCATGGGATCCACACACTGAGCATTCATTTGTG GTGAGCCTAGAAGATGGCACAATCAAAGGGTTTGATATTCGGGCTGCCACATCTGCTCCTACTTCCGAGTCTAAACCGAGTTTTACTCTTCATGCTCATGACAAAGCTGTTTGCTCAATCTCATATAACCCTGCAGCACCTAAT CTTCTTGCAACTGGATCCACAGATAAAATG GTAAAGCTTTGGGATTTGTCAAACAACCAACCTTCATGCATTTCATCCAGGAATCCTAAAGCA GGAGCTGTCTTTTCTATTTCGTTTGCGGAAGATAACCCTTTTTTGCTGGCCATAGGAGGCTCAAAAGGGAAACTGGAA GTATGGGATACATCATATGATGCTGCGGTTGCCCAAAGATTTGGGAGTTACTACAAGAAGAGCAGAACCCAAGCTGGACCTTCATCTGGTTAA
- the LOC126599550 gene encoding uncharacterized protein LOC126599550, with amino-acid sequence MKDVRAESDPKEKLKSQHTKPSAQEETPSNEASAMALMATRTNFFRLLTTKAPILGSGSCSNGLKRPVRVDRGGGAGLTSPYSTSAVAQQPESGIIGSRPPHMGLEILGVKDYEDYRRSLYGEITHKALLVDAVGTLVVPSQPMAQIYRKIGEKYGVEYSEAEILNRYRRAYEQPWGRSRLRYVNDGRPFWQYIVSSSTGCSDSQYFEELYNYYTTDKAWHLCDPDAERVFKALRKAGVKVAVVSNFDTRLRPVLHALHCEQWFDAIAVSAEVEAEKPNPTIFLKACELLGVKPEDAVHVGDDRRNDIWGARDAGCDAWLWGSDVHSFKEVAQRVGVHV; translated from the exons ATGAAGGATGTCAGAGCTGAGTCAGACCCAAAAGAAAAGCTGAAATCCCAACATACAAAACCAAGTGCGCAGGAGGAGACACCCTCAAATGAAGCTTCAGCAATGGCGTTAATGGCAACCAGAACAAACTTCTTTAGGCTCCTCACAACAAAAGCACCAATTTTGGGATCTGGGTCTTGCTCCAATGGCCTCAAGCGACCGGTTCGGGTTGACCGGGGCGGTGGAGCCGGGTTGACGTCGCCGTATTCCACCTCTGCGGTGGCGCAGCAGCCAGAGTCCGGGATCATTGGGTCGAGGCCACCGCACATGGGGTTGGAGATATTGGGTGTGAAAGATTACGAAGATTATAGGAGGTCTTTGTATGGTGAAATCACTCACAAGGCTTTGCTTGTTGATGCTGTTGGTACCCTTGTTGTTCCTTCCCAACCAATGGCTCAg ATATATAGGAAGATAGGCGAGAAATATGGAGTGGAGTACTCAGAGGCCGAGATTTTAAACAGATACAGACGAGCTTACGAGCAGCCTTGGGGAAGATCTCGTCTCAG ATATGTAAATGATGGGAGACCCTTCTGGCAATATATAGTCAGTTCTTCCACTGGCTGCTCAGATTCTCAGTACTTTGAAGAGCTTTATAACTACTATACGACTGACAAG GCTTGGCACCTCTGTGATCCTGATGCTGAGAGAGTGTTTAAGGCTCTGAGGAAAGCAGGTGTCAAAGTAGCTGTTGTGTCAAATTTTGATACCCGATTAAGACCTGTTTTACATGCTCTACATTGTGAACAATGGTTTGATGCAATAGCAGTGTCAGCTGAA GTTGAAGCAGAGAAGCCAAATCCAACAATATTTCTTAAAGCTTGTGAGTTATTGGGAGTAAAACCTGAGGATGCTGTGCACGTAGGTGATGATCGTAGGAATGATATATGGGGTGCTAGAGATGCAGGCTGTGATGCTTGGCTTTGGGGAAGTGATGTTCACTCCTTCAAGGAG GTGGCTCAGAGGGTAGGGGTCCATGTTTAA
- the LOC126599013 gene encoding uncharacterized protein LOC126599013, whose protein sequence is MRRRKKREIYLIAIIYITSSATACVGILLCNCFVPSPSKEKKMANLAKLDFAALDITGKNYLTWVLDTKIHLEAANLGDTIKEESSSSSQDRAKAMIFIRRHLDEALKSEYLTVEDPLALWNALRSRYNHQTTVILPKARYDWTHLRIQDFKSVAEYNSALFRITSQMKLCGDTITEEMLLEKTFSTFHASNMVLQQQYRARGFTEYNQLISVLLVAEQNNELLMKNHNSRPTGSAPFPEVNVASLERNIISSRGNNYKRGRGHKQGRWKGKSKNHGVQFHNQVPSSFC, encoded by the exons atgagaagaagaaagaaaagagaaatatatctaatagcaataatatacattacttcctctgcaacagcttGTGTCGGTATATTactctgcaactgcttcgttccttcaccgagtaaag aaaagaaaatggcaaacttggcaaaacttgattttgctgccctggacattactggaaagaattaccttacatgggtactggataccaagatccatctggaagcagcaaatcttggagataccatcaaGGAAGAAAGCAGTTCATCCTCTCAAGATCGAGCAAAGGCCATGATTTTTATTCGtcgccatcttgatgaggcactaaagagcgagtacttaacggttgaagatccgttagcCCTTTGGAATGCCTTGAGAagcagatacaatcaccagacaacggtgattcttccaaaagctcgctatgactggactcacctaaggatccaggatttcaaatcagtggctgagtacaattcggcgttgttcagaattacctctcagatgaaACTCTGTGGGGATACTATCACTGAGGAGATGTtattggaaaagactttcagcacattccaCGCCTCTAACATGGTACTGCAACAACAGTATAGAGCGCGaggcttcactgaatacaaccagctgatatctgtgctcTTGGTGgctgaacagaacaatgagcttctcatgaaaaaccataattcccgacctactggatcagcaccgttcccagaagtgaatgttgCGTCCCTTGAAAGAAATATCATATCCTCCCGTGGCAATAATTATAAACGAGGACGTGGTCACAAGCAAGGTCGGTGGAAAGGAAAaagcaagaaccatggtgtccagtttcacaaccaggttccaag ctcgttttgctga